A single Primulina eburnea isolate SZY01 chromosome 11, ASM2296580v1, whole genome shotgun sequence DNA region contains:
- the LOC140804965 gene encoding uncharacterized protein isoform X1: MLIKEFMMDTCVIRLSVLAERLSVASTNQLVLVPLNVGYHWILTVIDPYKEMVYLLDSLGHRNRYDDWKYVVDMSVRLFNSNKERKGKKQAIWEVVKGPRQPDSKQCGFYVMRFMREMIEKNATSEKNSISSIFMKTEYSKEEIDEVRSEWAECIQDYIYE, encoded by the exons ATGCTGATAAAAGAATTCATGATGGATACTTGCGTCATCCGGCTAAGTGTTTTGGCAGAAAGACTAAGTGTTGCATCAACAAATCAACTAGTTTTAGTGCCGCTTAATGTTGG TTACCATTGGATTCTTACCGTCATCGATCCTTACAAGGAGATGGTTTATTTGCTGGATTCACTTGGTCATCGAAACCGTTACGATGACTGGAAATATGTGGTGGATAT GAGTGTAAGATTGTTTAATTCAAATAAGGAAAGGAAAGGGAAAAAACAAGCTATATGGGAAGTAGTAAAG GGTCCACGACAACCAGATTCGAAACAATGTGGTTTTTATGTTATGAGATTTATGAGAGAAATGATTGAAAAAAATGCTACCAGTGAGAAGAACTCGATATCTTCAATT TTCATGAAAACTGAGTATTCCAAGGAAGAGATTGATGAAGTGCGATCCGAGTGGGCGGAATGCATACAAGACTATATTTACGAATAG
- the LOC140804965 gene encoding uncharacterized protein isoform X2, translating into MLIKEFMMDTCVIRLSVLAERLSVASTNQLVLVPLNVGYHWILTVIDPYKEMVYLLDSLGHRNRYDDWKYVVDMSVRLFNSNKERKGKKQAIWEVVKFMKTEYSKEEIDEVRSEWAECIQDYIYE; encoded by the exons ATGCTGATAAAAGAATTCATGATGGATACTTGCGTCATCCGGCTAAGTGTTTTGGCAGAAAGACTAAGTGTTGCATCAACAAATCAACTAGTTTTAGTGCCGCTTAATGTTGG TTACCATTGGATTCTTACCGTCATCGATCCTTACAAGGAGATGGTTTATTTGCTGGATTCACTTGGTCATCGAAACCGTTACGATGACTGGAAATATGTGGTGGATAT GAGTGTAAGATTGTTTAATTCAAATAAGGAAAGGAAAGGGAAAAAACAAGCTATATGGGAAGTAGTAAAG TTCATGAAAACTGAGTATTCCAAGGAAGAGATTGATGAAGTGCGATCCGAGTGGGCGGAATGCATACAAGACTATATTTACGAATAG